Proteins from a genomic interval of Candidatus Palauibacter scopulicola:
- a CDS encoding ABC transporter ATP-binding protein translates to MTHRYGPVVALEEVDLEVRRGEVLAVLGPNGAGKTTAISLLLGSVAVQTGEATVFGQRPGAPGVRARRGAMLQISGVPNTLTVGEHIDLFRAYYPAPAPASRLLAMAGLEGLERRRFGKLSGGQKQRVMFALALCGDPQLVFLDEPTAGLDVEARRGLWEEIRALSESGRTTVLTTHYLEEADALADRIVVLHRGRVIAEGSPATIKSHTAARRVRCVTGVHRDRVASLPGVVRSEARGRYLEILTSRPEDLVRALLDLDPDLHDLTVVGAGLEEAFLALTRAPDASEPVS, encoded by the coding sequence GTGACTCATCGATACGGACCTGTCGTCGCGTTGGAGGAGGTGGACCTGGAGGTCCGGCGCGGCGAGGTACTGGCGGTGCTGGGTCCCAACGGGGCCGGCAAGACCACCGCGATCAGTCTGCTGCTGGGGAGCGTGGCCGTGCAGACCGGAGAAGCGACCGTCTTCGGGCAGCGACCGGGCGCTCCCGGGGTTCGAGCGCGCCGGGGCGCGATGCTCCAGATCTCCGGCGTACCTAATACGCTGACGGTGGGCGAGCACATCGACCTCTTCCGAGCCTACTATCCCGCGCCGGCGCCGGCTTCCCGTCTGCTCGCCATGGCGGGGCTCGAGGGACTGGAGCGACGCAGGTTCGGCAAGCTTTCCGGGGGACAGAAGCAGCGGGTGATGTTCGCGCTCGCTCTGTGTGGCGACCCGCAGCTTGTGTTCCTCGATGAACCCACGGCGGGCCTGGACGTGGAAGCGCGGCGCGGGCTGTGGGAGGAGATTCGCGCACTCAGCGAGTCGGGGCGGACCACGGTTCTGACGACCCACTATCTCGAGGAGGCGGACGCGCTCGCGGATCGAATCGTCGTCCTACATCGCGGGCGGGTCATCGCGGAGGGCTCGCCGGCGACCATCAAGTCGCATACGGCCGCCCGCCGGGTCCGTTGCGTCACCGGGGTTCACCGCGACCGCGTGGCCTCCCTTCCGGGCGTCGTGAGGTCCGAGGCCCGGGGCCGGTACCTGGAAATCCTGACCTCACGACCGGAGGATCTTGTGCGCGCCCTCCTCGACCTGGACCCGGACCTGCACGACCTGACCGTCGTCGGCGCCGGACTCGAAGAGGCCTTCCTCGCCCTGACGCGAGCACCCGACGCCTCGGAGCCTGTCTCATGA
- a CDS encoding amidohydrolase family protein, with product MPEGASLRGAWLRRGFLAALAAPLCSLGQAAAQDRDALSDDVRSHLSVSAPVVALENVLLFDGTGGPARAGQTIVIRGNRIESVGAAGEVEIPSGAERLDLEGHSVMPGMVGLHNHMFYYQSTPRASQMQYSGPRLYLGAGVTTVRTTGSVAPYQDLSLKGAIERGETPGPRLLITAPYVISPGPDERLRDLGMYAIRDEEAARRYVRYWAAEGAEWIKAYTQITREALATIIDEAHRQGMKVTAHLCSVGFREATAMGIDNLEHGLWANSEYDTTREPDRCSPNYQRSIAELDMDDPRVAETISEMVAADVAMTSTLAVAEQATPLVPDLTERDLAALPDHVVEAEMERRSIFRTTEMPWMIDLFENMLEFELAFVEAGGVLAAGVDPAWGALPGYGDQRNFEILVEAGFEPADAVRIVSANGAQILGLDGELGTVATGKLADLIVIEGDIELRPSDIRNVRIVFKDGLGYDPDSLTAAVAGQVGVR from the coding sequence ATGCCCGAAGGCGCGTCTCTTCGCGGCGCATGGCTTCGTCGCGGATTCCTGGCGGCGCTCGCGGCGCCCCTGTGCAGCCTCGGCCAGGCCGCGGCGCAGGACCGCGACGCCCTCTCCGACGACGTCCGGTCCCATCTCAGCGTCTCCGCGCCGGTCGTGGCGCTCGAGAACGTCCTCCTGTTCGACGGCACCGGCGGACCCGCGCGCGCGGGGCAGACCATCGTCATCCGCGGGAACCGGATCGAGAGCGTCGGCGCGGCGGGCGAGGTCGAGATCCCCTCGGGGGCGGAGCGGCTGGACCTCGAGGGCCACTCGGTCATGCCCGGCATGGTCGGGCTCCACAACCACATGTTCTACTACCAGTCCACGCCGCGCGCCTCGCAGATGCAGTACTCGGGTCCCCGGCTCTATCTGGGAGCCGGCGTCACCACGGTGCGGACGACGGGGAGCGTGGCCCCGTATCAGGATCTCTCACTCAAGGGCGCCATCGAGCGCGGCGAGACGCCGGGCCCGCGGCTCCTCATCACCGCCCCGTACGTCATCAGCCCCGGTCCCGACGAGCGGCTCAGGGACCTCGGCATGTACGCGATCCGGGACGAGGAAGCGGCGCGCCGGTACGTGCGCTACTGGGCCGCGGAGGGAGCGGAGTGGATCAAGGCCTACACGCAGATCACGCGCGAGGCGCTCGCCACGATCATCGACGAGGCGCACCGCCAGGGGATGAAGGTGACCGCGCACCTCTGCTCGGTGGGCTTTCGCGAGGCCACGGCGATGGGGATCGACAACCTCGAACACGGCCTGTGGGCCAACTCCGAGTACGACACCACGCGTGAGCCGGACCGGTGCAGTCCCAACTATCAGCGCAGCATCGCCGAACTGGACATGGACGACCCCCGCGTGGCCGAGACGATCTCCGAGATGGTCGCCGCCGATGTCGCCATGACCTCCACGCTGGCGGTCGCCGAGCAGGCCACGCCGCTCGTGCCGGACCTGACGGAGCGCGACCTGGCGGCGCTCCCGGATCACGTCGTGGAGGCCGAGATGGAGCGGCGGTCGATCTTCCGGACGACGGAGATGCCGTGGATGATCGACCTGTTCGAGAACATGCTCGAGTTCGAACTCGCGTTCGTGGAGGCGGGAGGCGTGCTGGCGGCGGGAGTGGACCCGGCCTGGGGCGCGCTACCTGGCTACGGCGACCAGCGGAACTTCGAGATTCTGGTCGAAGCGGGCTTCGAGCCGGCCGACGCCGTACGGATCGTGAGCGCGAACGGAGCGCAGATTCTCGGCCTCGACGGCGAACTCGGGACCGTCGCCACCGGCAAACTCGCCGACCTGATCGTGATCGAGGGCGACATCGAACTCCGGCCCTCGGACATCCGCAATGTCCGCATCGTCTTCAAGGACGGCCTCGGCTACGACCCGGACAGCTTGACCGCCGCCGTCGCCGGCCAGGTCGGCGTCCGCTGA
- a CDS encoding CIA30 family protein encodes MNTENRTALRSVWILLVAVAGFIGALATLPVPGDAAAPEQEAPEESFAIVDVTLFDGEAFRPNQDVWVEDGRVRRVGAKLRLPDDLPRVDGRGHTLLPGLIDGHVHTFGGTLGDALRFGVTAVLDQFTDPGLAAAARTARDEIARTAEADLFSAGMLATAPGGHGTQFGLAVEPLTGPEGADAWVRARKAEGSDWIKIVSEDGAAYRGDIPSLERETIAALIGAAHAEGLLAVVHVSDLEAALEAVSLGADGLVHTWFDAAISEEGARSFAEAGVFVVPTLSVIMGLFGDSTGLRILHETEEALVSPMQRQTLSNRFEMPEGPDSEVALENVRRLHAAGVRIVAGTDAPNPGTATGLSMHGELRLLARAGLESHEVLAAATSVAADAFAVPERGRIAEGTIADLLLVRGDVEEDLARTADIVTIWKDGYPVVRETASTASSPEIPPAPEGPVIVDFEDGLDSGFGFGWQVTTDAMNGGASTADLAVEDGALVVRGEIRAGFAFPWAGAIWFTGAQPMQAVDFSGRSVLRFRTRGDGRSYTVMLFGAGAAAAVPPTVPFVAGPEWAVVEIPLESFATADPSVIAALAFVAQAPLGSFTFELDDVEIR; translated from the coding sequence ATGAACACGGAGAACCGCACCGCCCTGCGAAGCGTGTGGATTCTCCTTGTCGCGGTGGCGGGATTCATCGGCGCGCTGGCGACGCTCCCGGTCCCGGGTGACGCGGCCGCCCCGGAACAGGAGGCGCCGGAGGAGAGCTTCGCGATCGTGGACGTGACGTTGTTCGACGGCGAGGCCTTCAGGCCAAACCAGGATGTGTGGGTGGAGGACGGACGGGTGCGGCGGGTGGGCGCGAAGCTCCGGCTGCCGGACGACCTGCCTCGCGTCGATGGCCGCGGACATACGCTGCTCCCGGGCCTCATCGACGGCCACGTCCACACGTTCGGCGGGACGCTGGGCGATGCGCTTCGCTTCGGCGTGACAGCCGTGCTCGACCAGTTCACGGACCCCGGCCTCGCGGCCGCCGCGCGGACGGCCCGAGACGAAATCGCGCGGACGGCCGAAGCCGATCTCTTCTCCGCCGGCATGCTGGCGACGGCGCCCGGCGGTCACGGCACGCAGTTCGGGCTGGCGGTGGAGCCGCTCACGGGCCCGGAAGGCGCCGACGCCTGGGTGCGGGCGCGGAAGGCGGAAGGTTCCGACTGGATCAAGATCGTCTCCGAGGATGGAGCCGCGTACCGCGGGGATATCCCTTCTCTGGAGCGCGAGACGATTGCGGCGCTCATCGGGGCCGCCCACGCCGAGGGGCTGCTGGCCGTCGTCCACGTCAGCGACCTTGAGGCGGCGCTTGAGGCGGTCTCGCTGGGAGCCGACGGCCTGGTCCACACCTGGTTCGACGCCGCGATTTCCGAGGAGGGCGCTCGCAGCTTCGCGGAGGCGGGCGTCTTCGTCGTCCCCACCCTTTCCGTGATCATGGGACTGTTCGGCGACTCCACCGGTCTGCGCATCCTCCACGAGACGGAGGAAGCGCTGGTCTCGCCGATGCAGCGGCAGACGCTGAGCAACCGGTTCGAGATGCCCGAGGGGCCGGACTCCGAGGTCGCGCTGGAGAACGTGCGGCGGCTCCATGCGGCGGGCGTGCGGATCGTCGCGGGCACGGATGCGCCGAACCCCGGGACGGCGACCGGCCTCTCGATGCACGGGGAGCTTCGGCTCCTCGCGCGGGCCGGCCTGGAGAGCCACGAGGTGCTCGCCGCGGCGACCTCCGTTGCCGCGGATGCATTCGCCGTCCCCGAGCGCGGCCGCATTGCCGAGGGCACCATCGCCGATCTCCTGCTGGTGCGGGGCGACGTGGAGGAGGACCTCGCGCGCACCGCCGACATCGTCACGATCTGGAAGGACGGCTATCCCGTCGTCCGTGAAACCGCCTCGACCGCCTCGTCGCCCGAGATCCCACCGGCGCCCGAGGGGCCGGTCATCGTCGACTTCGAGGACGGGCTCGACTCGGGCTTCGGGTTCGGCTGGCAGGTGACGACGGACGCGATGAACGGGGGCGCCTCCACCGCGGACCTGGCCGTGGAGGACGGGGCGCTCGTCGTGCGGGGAGAGATCCGGGCAGGGTTCGCCTTCCCCTGGGCAGGCGCGATCTGGTTCACCGGCGCCCAACCGATGCAGGCGGTCGATTTCTCCGGCCGCAGCGTCCTGCGCTTCCGCACCCGCGGAGACGGCCGGAGCTACACCGTGATGCTGTTCGGCGCGGGAGCCGCGGCCGCCGTGCCGCCCACGGTCCCCTTCGTCGCCGGACCGGAATGGGCCGTGGTCGAGATCCCGCTCGAGAGCTTCGCCACCGCCGACCCGTCGGTCATCGCCGCCCTCGCCTTCGTGGCCCAGGCCCCCCTCGGATCGTTCACCTTCGAACTCGACGACGTAGAAATCCGCTAG
- a CDS encoding NAD(P)/FAD-dependent oxidoreductase, whose translation MSAVDAVVIGAGHNGLVAAAYLARAGLQVIVVERGEVAGGCATTEELWPGVRVDTSAHSLTGIDPRVMKELDLAGAGLEFLSPDPCVVSPQPDGGALVLERDPARTADLIRPFSARDAARWPEFVAAMSRASRALAVLYSALPPRIAGADRGDLWELVRLGAKLNRLGRRDALELMRLIPMTVEELLYEWFESEALKGVLAADGVRGICQGPLASGTGYMFLHHMVGAGGVVRRRRQVRGGMGALGAALQRVAVAAGAEVRLGHEVASIRVEDGRATGITLAGGGEIAASRVVSSADPGRTLLGLVDPGELAPEFVRALDNIKYRGVVAKVHLALGEPPRLRAGDDAAQAAVLAGAAITVAPSIHYIERAYDDAKYGRPSARPVLDAVLTTALDPSLAPEGRHLLSVAAQYAPFRLADGSWNDERRDALGDAVVATLAEHIPNLEAAILHRHVLTPADLADRFALPEGNIHHGEMTLDQVFFGRPVAGWARYRTPVDGLYLCGAGTHPGGGLNGRPGALAATRILRDG comes from the coding sequence GTGAGCGCCGTCGACGCGGTCGTCATCGGGGCGGGCCACAACGGTCTCGTCGCGGCCGCGTACCTGGCGCGGGCCGGGCTCCAGGTGATCGTCGTCGAGCGGGGCGAGGTCGCGGGGGGATGCGCCACCACGGAGGAGTTGTGGCCCGGGGTTCGCGTGGACACCAGCGCGCACAGCCTGACCGGGATCGATCCGCGCGTCATGAAGGAGCTGGATCTCGCGGGCGCGGGCCTCGAGTTCCTGTCCCCCGACCCGTGCGTCGTGTCGCCGCAGCCGGACGGGGGAGCGCTCGTCCTGGAGAGGGATCCGGCCCGGACGGCGGACCTGATCCGGCCCTTCTCCGCGCGGGACGCCGCCCGCTGGCCGGAGTTCGTGGCCGCGATGTCGCGGGCGAGCCGGGCCCTCGCCGTCTTGTACAGCGCGCTGCCGCCGCGGATCGCGGGCGCGGACCGTGGCGACCTGTGGGAACTCGTTCGCCTCGGCGCGAAGCTGAACCGCCTCGGACGGCGGGACGCCCTCGAGCTGATGCGGCTCATCCCGATGACGGTGGAGGAACTGCTCTACGAGTGGTTCGAGAGCGAGGCGCTCAAGGGTGTGCTCGCGGCGGACGGCGTGCGGGGGATCTGTCAGGGGCCGCTGGCCTCGGGCACCGGCTACATGTTCCTCCACCACATGGTGGGCGCGGGCGGCGTTGTGCGGCGAAGGCGCCAGGTGCGCGGCGGGATGGGCGCGCTCGGCGCCGCTCTTCAGCGCGTCGCCGTGGCGGCGGGGGCGGAGGTCCGCCTCGGCCACGAGGTGGCCTCGATCCGCGTCGAGGACGGGCGCGCGACGGGCATCACGCTCGCCGGGGGCGGCGAGATCGCGGCGTCCCGCGTCGTCTCGTCCGCGGATCCCGGCCGCACGCTGCTCGGCCTCGTCGACCCCGGCGAACTGGCCCCCGAGTTCGTCCGCGCGCTCGACAACATCAAGTACCGGGGCGTCGTCGCGAAGGTGCACCTCGCGCTGGGCGAGCCCCCGCGCCTGCGGGCCGGGGATGACGCGGCCCAAGCCGCCGTGCTTGCCGGCGCCGCGATCACGGTCGCCCCGAGCATCCACTACATCGAGCGCGCGTACGACGACGCGAAGTACGGCCGTCCGTCCGCGCGGCCGGTCCTGGACGCCGTCCTCACGACCGCGCTCGATCCGTCGCTCGCGCCGGAAGGGCGTCACCTCCTGTCCGTAGCGGCCCAGTACGCGCCCTTCCGACTGGCCGACGGATCATGGAACGACGAGCGCCGCGACGCGCTGGGGGACGCGGTCGTCGCGACGCTGGCCGAGCACATCCCCAACCTCGAAGCGGCGATCCTGCACCGGCATGTGCTAACGCCAGCCGACCTCGCCGACCGGTTCGCGTTGCCGGAGGGGAACATCCACCATGGCGAGATGACGCTCGACCAGGTCTTCTTCGGGCGCCCCGTCGCCGGCTGGGCCCGATACCGGACCCCGGTCGACGGACTCTACCTGTGCGGCGCCGGCACCCACCCCGGCGGCGGCCTCAACGGCCGCCCCGGCGCCCTCGCCGCCACCCGCATCCTCCGCGACGGCTAG
- a CDS encoding amidohydrolase family protein produces the protein MRVARASFVLCGMLAGAASLQAQERWLAIEGGTVFDGTGAVHENATVLVRGDRVERIGPAGQVEIPAGAQRIDASGKFLTPGFIDLHFHYSPGPHASIDGTGTDANPELPLLFLANGVTTLREMGQWIADNEDWLGTVEARELPAPRLLYSGPILDGFNTAYPTISRVLLDEADARMAANELMDRGATSLKVYFRLSLAQVAAVIEEADRRKVPVHGHLEIVDPVAAIRLGLDGIEHTRSLGRSLVAPKQAEEFRQAVLRESIHRGEGGFALWAALDPAGPRADALIELMLERNVNLDGTLAVFEPEFSEEGRDVQWAAMRNMAALTVRYAKAGGPVTMGSHGLVANAPPGLAFQREMESHVEAGMTPSETLIAATRAGAEALRLSDRGTLAHGMLADIVLFDASPLEDIANARRVHAVILGGELLDRDRLLATADGLVP, from the coding sequence GTGCGCGTTGCCAGAGCTTCGTTCGTTCTCTGCGGGATGTTGGCGGGAGCCGCTTCACTTCAAGCCCAGGAACGGTGGCTGGCGATCGAGGGAGGCACGGTTTTCGATGGCACGGGCGCCGTTCACGAGAACGCGACCGTCCTCGTCCGGGGGGACCGGGTCGAGCGCATCGGACCGGCGGGGCAGGTCGAGATCCCGGCCGGGGCCCAGCGCATCGATGCGAGCGGCAAGTTCCTCACGCCGGGGTTCATCGACCTCCACTTCCACTACTCCCCGGGTCCGCATGCCTCGATCGACGGGACGGGGACCGACGCGAACCCGGAACTTCCGCTCCTCTTCCTGGCCAACGGCGTCACCACGCTGCGGGAGATGGGGCAGTGGATCGCGGACAACGAGGACTGGCTCGGCACCGTGGAGGCGAGGGAGCTCCCGGCGCCGCGGCTTCTCTATTCCGGGCCGATCCTCGACGGGTTCAACACGGCCTATCCCACGATTTCGCGCGTCCTGCTGGACGAGGCGGACGCCCGGATGGCGGCGAACGAACTGATGGATCGGGGCGCGACGTCGCTGAAGGTGTATTTCCGGCTCTCGCTCGCGCAGGTGGCGGCCGTCATCGAGGAGGCGGACCGCCGCAAGGTGCCGGTCCACGGCCATCTCGAGATCGTCGACCCCGTGGCCGCGATCCGGCTGGGGCTGGACGGCATCGAGCACACGAGATCCCTCGGCCGGTCCCTCGTCGCGCCGAAGCAGGCGGAGGAGTTCCGGCAGGCGGTACTGCGCGAGAGCATCCACCGGGGCGAGGGGGGATTCGCGCTGTGGGCGGCGCTGGACCCCGCCGGGCCGCGCGCTGACGCGCTCATCGAACTCATGCTCGAACGGAACGTTAACCTCGATGGCACGCTGGCCGTCTTCGAGCCGGAGTTCAGCGAGGAGGGCCGCGACGTGCAGTGGGCGGCGATGCGGAACATGGCCGCGTTAACGGTGCGCTACGCGAAGGCCGGCGGTCCGGTCACCATGGGGTCGCACGGCCTGGTCGCGAACGCACCGCCGGGGCTCGCCTTCCAGCGCGAGATGGAGTCTCACGTGGAGGCCGGCATGACGCCGTCGGAGACGCTGATTGCCGCGACCCGGGCGGGCGCCGAAGCGCTCCGGCTGTCCGACAGGGGCACGCTGGCGCACGGCATGCTGGCCGACATCGTGCTGTTCGACGCCAGCCCACTCGAGGACATCGCCAACGCCCGCCGCGTCCACGCCGTCATCCTCGGCGGCGAGTTGCTCGACCGCGACCGGCTGCTCGCCACCGCGGACGGCCTCGTCCCCTGA
- a CDS encoding malate dehydrogenase translates to MTAPARVAITGAAGNIGYALAFRIAAGDMLGPDRPVTLQLLEIPPALDALRGVEMELNDCAFPLLHGVVGTADVNEGFEGVDYALLVGAKPRGPGMERGDLLADNGRIFGPQGRALSDRASPDVRVLVVGNPANTNCLIAAANAPKLDRRQFAAMTRLDHNRAISQLAEKTGTHATGIRRMTIWGNHSATQYPDISQCTVAGAPAADLVDEAWYRDTFIPKVQNRGAEIIGARGASSAASAASAAIDHVRTWVHGTPEGDWTSMAVHADGRYGVAEGVVYSHPVTCADGDYSVVDGLDPSDFSRERMQITDAELRSERDAVADLLG, encoded by the coding sequence ATGACTGCACCAGCGCGGGTCGCCATCACGGGGGCCGCAGGAAATATCGGATACGCCCTTGCCTTCAGGATCGCGGCCGGGGACATGCTCGGGCCGGACCGGCCGGTCACGCTTCAACTGCTGGAGATCCCGCCCGCGCTCGACGCCCTGCGCGGCGTCGAGATGGAACTCAACGACTGTGCCTTTCCGCTCCTGCACGGGGTGGTCGGAACCGCGGATGTGAACGAGGGCTTCGAGGGCGTCGACTACGCGCTGCTCGTGGGCGCCAAGCCGCGGGGGCCGGGGATGGAGCGGGGCGACCTGCTGGCCGACAACGGGAGGATCTTCGGCCCGCAGGGTCGCGCGCTCAGCGACCGCGCGTCGCCCGACGTGCGCGTCCTCGTGGTCGGAAACCCGGCGAACACGAACTGCCTCATCGCCGCCGCGAACGCCCCGAAGCTCGACCGCCGGCAGTTCGCGGCCATGACCCGTCTCGACCACAACCGCGCGATCAGCCAACTCGCCGAGAAGACGGGGACGCACGCGACGGGAATCCGGCGCATGACGATCTGGGGCAACCACTCTGCGACGCAGTACCCCGACATCAGCCAGTGCACGGTGGCGGGCGCTCCGGCCGCCGACCTCGTCGACGAAGCGTGGTACCGGGACACCTTCATCCCGAAGGTCCAGAATCGGGGAGCCGAGATCATCGGGGCGCGCGGCGCCTCCTCGGCGGCGTCGGCGGCCTCGGCCGCGATCGACCACGTGCGGACGTGGGTGCACGGCACGCCGGAGGGCGACTGGACGAGCATGGCCGTTCACGCGGACGGGCGCTACGGCGTCGCCGAGGGCGTCGTCTACTCGCACCCCGTGACGTGCGCGGACGGCGATTACTCCGTCGTGGACGGCCTCGACCCGAGCGACTTCAGCCGCGAGCGCATGCAGATCACCGACGCGGAACTGCGCTCCGAACGCGACGCCGTCGCCGACCTCCTCGGGTAG
- a CDS encoding bleomycin resistance family protein has translation MNADGFAKGLTPILNVSDLQESFAWFERWGWSKSWEWGDPPDFGGVVSGDCQIFLCQNAQGGRGRSEVERTFGPGGDDGADKGVWMSIWVDDVDAVHARCVEQRLDVTWPPTNMPWGVREMHVRHPDGHVFRVSRGVDLD, from the coding sequence GTGAACGCCGACGGATTCGCGAAGGGGCTGACGCCGATCCTGAACGTCTCGGACCTGCAGGAGAGTTTCGCCTGGTTCGAGCGCTGGGGCTGGAGCAAGAGCTGGGAATGGGGCGATCCGCCGGACTTCGGCGGCGTCGTCTCCGGCGACTGCCAGATCTTCCTGTGTCAGAACGCGCAGGGCGGCCGGGGCCGCAGCGAGGTAGAGAGGACGTTCGGCCCGGGGGGCGATGACGGCGCCGACAAGGGCGTCTGGATGTCGATCTGGGTGGACGACGTCGACGCCGTGCATGCGCGGTGCGTCGAACAGCGACTCGACGTCACATGGCCCCCCACGAACATGCCGTGGGGCGTGCGCGAAATGCACGTCCGCCACCCCGACGGCCACGTCTTCCGCGTCAGCCGGGGCGTCGACCTGGACTAG
- a CDS encoding ABC transporter permease translates to MTTATLARRGRIYVLEARYQFLMVLREPAFAIPTLLFPLIFYLFFGVVMGGRGFSVAAPTYMLATYSVFGVLGPSLFGFGAGLATERDSGALLLKRTTPMPAAAYLLAKVGMALTFGAAVVLGIFFTGAYGAGVMLYRWQWFALAGVVLAGVIPFCALGLAVGAWSKSRAAVAITNLVFLPMAMLSGLWIPITMFPAALQDFANVLPAYHHAQLALKVIAMDGGQATALHVAVLAVQSIAFLVVAAVGFRRAESGAVSIRGGGMS, encoded by the coding sequence ATGACGACGGCAACACTCGCCAGACGCGGGCGCATCTACGTGCTGGAGGCCCGGTATCAGTTCCTGATGGTGCTGCGAGAGCCCGCCTTCGCGATCCCGACGCTGCTCTTCCCGCTGATCTTCTACCTGTTTTTCGGCGTGGTCATGGGCGGGAGAGGCTTTTCGGTCGCGGCACCCACGTACATGCTGGCGACCTACAGCGTCTTCGGCGTCCTGGGACCCTCGCTGTTCGGCTTCGGGGCCGGACTGGCGACGGAACGCGACTCCGGCGCTCTGCTGCTCAAGCGTACCACGCCGATGCCCGCGGCGGCCTACCTGCTCGCCAAGGTGGGGATGGCGTTGACCTTCGGGGCGGCCGTCGTCCTGGGGATCTTCTTTACCGGCGCCTACGGGGCCGGCGTGATGCTGTACCGCTGGCAGTGGTTCGCTCTGGCCGGGGTCGTACTCGCCGGGGTGATCCCTTTCTGCGCGCTCGGGTTGGCCGTTGGAGCGTGGTCGAAGAGTCGCGCCGCGGTGGCCATCACGAATCTGGTCTTCCTGCCCATGGCCATGCTGTCGGGGCTCTGGATCCCGATCACGATGTTTCCGGCGGCCCTGCAGGACTTCGCCAACGTGTTGCCCGCCTATCACCACGCGCAGCTCGCACTTAAGGTCATCGCGATGGACGGTGGACAGGCGACGGCCCTGCACGTCGCCGTGCTTGCCGTGCAATCGATCGCCTTTCTCGTCGTCGCCGCGGTCGGGTTCCGGCGGGCGGAGAGCGGCGCCGTCTCGATCCGTGGGGGAGGGATGTCATGA
- a CDS encoding Fic family protein, whose amino-acid sequence MTDERPYERSHAWISFRARLERATPQLWSLLGQVAARCEQVARAVLPPAAAAEMHKLYLIKGARATTAIEGNTLTEAQVRDRLDGQLELPISQEYLGREVDNVLRACEDIFRRITAGEPPRLTPDWIREANRLVLAGLEEHLEEGVVPGEVPTFSVGVGRYSGAPREDCLFLLERLCEWLEEDVVWPDIEEHLDSAIAVAVLRAVLAHLYIAWIHPFGDGNGRTARLTEFLILARAGVPSPATHLLSNHYNLTRAEYYRQLDRSSRANAGRGDALGFIVYSLQGFLDGLEEQCRYVEGVQSWLAWEHYVYWTFGQRRRSPAMNRRREVVLVLGRHAEPARKRDIPDLAPALARLYSTKTTKTLTRDLNWLLANDLLEKDGGEYRAPVHRMQQLLPVRA is encoded by the coding sequence ATGACAGACGAGCGTCCGTACGAACGGAGTCACGCGTGGATCAGTTTTCGCGCGCGTCTGGAGCGGGCCACGCCGCAGTTGTGGTCCCTGCTCGGACAGGTGGCGGCTCGCTGCGAGCAGGTCGCCCGGGCGGTTCTGCCCCCCGCCGCAGCAGCGGAGATGCACAAGCTCTACCTCATCAAGGGGGCCCGCGCGACGACGGCCATCGAAGGGAACACGCTTACCGAAGCACAGGTTCGGGACAGACTCGACGGACAACTCGAACTTCCAATCTCGCAGGAGTACCTGGGTCGGGAAGTCGACAACGTCCTTCGTGCCTGCGAGGACATTTTTCGAAGGATCACCGCCGGCGAACCGCCACGCCTCACTCCGGACTGGATCCGGGAAGCGAACCGTCTCGTCCTCGCGGGGTTGGAAGAGCACCTTGAAGAAGGAGTCGTTCCGGGAGAGGTGCCCACGTTCTCCGTTGGCGTGGGAAGATATTCGGGTGCGCCGCGGGAAGACTGCCTGTTTCTCCTCGAACGGCTGTGTGAATGGCTGGAGGAAGACGTAGTCTGGCCGGACATCGAGGAGCACCTGGACAGTGCGATCGCAGTGGCGGTTCTGCGGGCGGTCCTCGCACACCTGTACATCGCCTGGATCCACCCCTTCGGCGATGGGAACGGTCGCACGGCGCGGCTCACCGAGTTCCTCATCCTGGCCCGCGCCGGAGTCCCCTCGCCCGCCACGCATCTCCTGAGCAACCACTACAATCTCACGCGCGCGGAATACTACCGGCAGCTCGATCGTTCGAGCCGCGCCAACGCGGGCCGCGGGGACGCGCTCGGGTTCATCGTCTATTCGCTTCAGGGGTTTCTGGACGGCCTCGAAGAACAGTGTCGTTACGTGGAAGGGGTCCAGTCATGGCTGGCATGGGAACACTACGTGTATTGGACGTTCGGACAGCGGCGTCGCTCACCCGCCATGAACCGTCGCCGGGAGGTGGTCCTCGTCCTGGGCCGGCACGCGGAGCCGGCGAGGAAGCGCGACATTCCCGACCTCGCTCCCGCCCTGGCGCGTCTCTATTCCACGAAGACGACGAAGACCCTCACACGGGACCTGAACTGGCTCCTGGCCAATGATCTGCTCGAGAAGGACGGGGGCGAATACCGCGCGCCCGTCCACAGGATGCAGCAGCTTCTTCCCGTCCGGGCCTAG